The following are from one region of the Populus trichocarpa isolate Nisqually-1 chromosome 8, P.trichocarpa_v4.1, whole genome shotgun sequence genome:
- the LOC7494949 gene encoding protein ENHANCED DISEASE RESISTANCE 2 isoform X1, whose protein sequence is MGVPPNDGKMEGWLFIIRSHRFGLQFSRRRYFILQENYLRCYKTKPISQEEEPLRSAKIDSYIRITDNGRESINRKVFFIFALYNILNENDHLKLGASGSEDAGRWIRSLQNAVLKECPNPEKEFMSFSKKNWLPSRFGSAKRAQRQRSIDYYSFLHNEAVTSDVIAPSPWKIFGCQNGLRLFKEAKDWDSRGRHWDDHPAIMAVGVLNGTPEAIFHTLMSLGASRSEWDFCFYRGSVVEHLDGHTDILHAKLYSNWLPWGMMRRDFLLRRYWRREEDGTYVILYHSVIHKKCPPQNGYVRACLKSGGYVITPVNKGRESLVKHMLAVNWKFWKVYLRQPSGRSITIRMLERLAALREMFQAKAGNYPSDFSSADSEVKIMLPQDEVEDIKSEDKSQQKFELNADLEEDEAEKTTSGRRSLMSLNDASDEFFDVPDSGEVIAFDHLENGWFPEVSQEWPASNMSQPRLSSAAVFVKKLHDLAVQKKGYMDFQELAKEENVATSFGNTLQKDSACSLPCSWATADPTTFLIRGENYFKDNLKIKATGTLMQMVGADWLRSDRREDDLGSRAESIVQKFAAQGRPEFFFIVNIQVPGVTQHTLALYYMLKTPLEETPLLHSFVNGDDAFRNSRFKLIPYISKGSWIVKQSVGKKACLVGQALEMNYFRGKNYLELDIDVGSSTVARGVVSLVLGYLNHLVIEMAFVIQGNTEEELPEVLLGTCRLNNLDASKSVLV, encoded by the exons gAGCCACTTAGAAGTGCAAAAATAGACTCCTACATTCGCATCACAGATAACGGAAGAGAAAGCATCAATCGGAAA GTCTTCTTCATTTTCGCGCTTTACAATATTTTAAACGAAAATGATCATCTTAAG TTGGGAGCAAGTGGTTCAGAAGATGCAGGAAGATGGATTCGTTCCTTGCAGAATGCTGTCTTGAAG GAGTGCCCAAATCCAGAAAAGGAGTTCATGTCTTTTTCTAAGAAGAACTGGCTACCTTCAAG ATTTGGCAGTGCAAAGAGGGCTCAGCGCCAAAGATCCATAGATTATTACTCCTTCTTGCATAATGAGGCAGTGACATCTGATGTAATTGCGCCGTCACCATGGAAAATATTTGGTTGTCAGAATG GATTGCGTCTCTTCAAAGAAGCAAAAGATTGGGATTCTCGTGGGAGG catTGGGATGATCACCCAGCTATAATGGCAGTTGGTGTGCTTAATGGGACTCCAGAAGCCATTTTCCATACTCTTATGTCTCTTGGTGCCTCGAGATCAGA ATGGGACTTCTGTTTTTACCGAGGCAGTGTGGTTGAGCACCTTGATGGTCACACAGATATTCTTCACGCGAAGTTATACAGCAATTGGTTACCCTG GGGGATGATGCGTAGAGATTTTTTGTTGCGACGATATTGGAGAAGAGAGGAAGATGGAACATATG TAATTCTATACCATTCTGTGATTCACAAGAAGTGTCCTCCACAAAATGGATATGTTCGAGCTTGCCTTAAAA GTGGAGGGTACGTAATAACTCCTGTGAATAAAGGAAGGGAATCACTTGTAAAACACATGCTTGCAGTTAATTGGAAGTTTTGGAAAGTATATTTGCGTCAACCATCTGGAAGATCTATAACCATCCGCATGCTTGAAAGACTTGCGG CACTGAGGGAGATGTTCCAAGCCAAAGCCGGCAATTATCCATCTGATTTCTCTTCTGCGGACTCGGAAGTAAAAATAATGTTGCCCCAGGATGAAGTGGAGGATATTAAATCGGAAGATAAAAGCCAACAGAAGTTCGAACTGAATGCTGATTTAGAGGAAGACGAGGCAGAAAAAACAACTTCAGGGCGCAGAAGTTTAATGAGCCTGAATGATGCCTCTGATGAATTCTTTGATGTTCCTGATTCTGGTGAAGTGATAGCTTTTGACCATTTGGAGAATGGCTGGTTTCCTGAAGTGAGTCAAGAATGGCCTGCTTCG AACATGTCCCAGCCCAGATTATCATCTGCGGCTGTCTTTGTGAAGAAATTACATGACCTTGCAG TTCAGAAGAAGGGTTACATGGACTTTCAAGAGTTGGCTAAAGAAGAAAACGTAGCGACATCCTTTGGAAATACTCTTCAAAAGGACTCAGCCTGTTCTTTACCATGCAGTTGGGCTACTGCTGATCCTACTACCTTTCTGATTCGTGgagaaaattatttcaaagacAATCTGAAG ATCAAGGCAACAGGTACATTAATGCAAATGGTTGGTGCCGACTGGCTAAGATCCGACCGCCGAGAAGATGATCTTGGAAGCCGTGCTGAGAGTATTGTTCAG AAGTTTGCAGCACAAGGTCGACCAGAATTCTTCTTCATTGTCAATATACAG GTTCCCGGTGTAACCCAGCATACCCTTGCACTGTATTATATGTTAAAAACTCCTCTGGAAGAAACTCCCTTGCTCCACAGTTTTGTCAATGGTGATGATGCCTTTAGGAATTCAAGATTTAAGCTCATACCTTATATTTCTAAG GGATCATGGATAGTCAAGCAGAGTGTTGGTAAGAAAGCTTGCTTAGTGGGTCAAGCACTTGAAATGAATTACTTTCGAGGGAAGAACTACTTGGAG CTCGACATTGATGTCGGATCTTCCACTGTAGCCAGAGGGGTGGTCAGCCTTGTTCTTGGATACCTGAACCATCTGGTCATAGAAATGGCATTTGTGATTCAG GGTAACACCGAGGAGGAGCTCCCAGAAGTCCTACTCGGAACCTGTCGACTCAATAATCTGGATGCATCCAAATCAGTCCTTGTATAG
- the LOC7494949 gene encoding protein ENHANCED DISEASE RESISTANCE 2 isoform X2, whose translation MGVPPNDGKMEGWLFIIRSHRFGLQFSRRRYFILQENYLRCYKTKPISQEEEPLRSAKIDSYIRITDNGRESINRKVFFIFALYNILNENDHLKLGASGSEDAGRWIRSLQNAVLKECPNPEKEFMSFSKKNWLPSRFGSAKRAQRQRSIDYYSFLHNEAVTSDVIAPSPWKIFGCQNGLRLFKEAKDWDSRGRHWDDHPAIMAVGVLNGTPEAIFHTLMSLGASRSEWDFCFYRGSVVEHLDGHTDILHAKLYSNWLPWGMMRRDFLLRRYWRREEDGTYVILYHSVIHKKCPPQNGYVRACLKSGGYVITPVNKGRESLVKHMLAVNWKFWKVYLRQPSGRSITIRMLERLAALREMFQAKAGNYPSDFSSADSEVKIMLPQDEVEDIKSEDKSQQKFELNADLEEDEAEKTTSGRRSLMSLNDASDEFFDVPDSGEVIAFDHLENGWFPENMSQPRLSSAAVFVKKLHDLAVQKKGYMDFQELAKEENVATSFGNTLQKDSACSLPCSWATADPTTFLIRGENYFKDNLKIKATGTLMQMVGADWLRSDRREDDLGSRAESIVQKFAAQGRPEFFFIVNIQVPGVTQHTLALYYMLKTPLEETPLLHSFVNGDDAFRNSRFKLIPYISKGSWIVKQSVGKKACLVGQALEMNYFRGKNYLELDIDVGSSTVARGVVSLVLGYLNHLVIEMAFVIQGNTEEELPEVLLGTCRLNNLDASKSVLV comes from the exons gAGCCACTTAGAAGTGCAAAAATAGACTCCTACATTCGCATCACAGATAACGGAAGAGAAAGCATCAATCGGAAA GTCTTCTTCATTTTCGCGCTTTACAATATTTTAAACGAAAATGATCATCTTAAG TTGGGAGCAAGTGGTTCAGAAGATGCAGGAAGATGGATTCGTTCCTTGCAGAATGCTGTCTTGAAG GAGTGCCCAAATCCAGAAAAGGAGTTCATGTCTTTTTCTAAGAAGAACTGGCTACCTTCAAG ATTTGGCAGTGCAAAGAGGGCTCAGCGCCAAAGATCCATAGATTATTACTCCTTCTTGCATAATGAGGCAGTGACATCTGATGTAATTGCGCCGTCACCATGGAAAATATTTGGTTGTCAGAATG GATTGCGTCTCTTCAAAGAAGCAAAAGATTGGGATTCTCGTGGGAGG catTGGGATGATCACCCAGCTATAATGGCAGTTGGTGTGCTTAATGGGACTCCAGAAGCCATTTTCCATACTCTTATGTCTCTTGGTGCCTCGAGATCAGA ATGGGACTTCTGTTTTTACCGAGGCAGTGTGGTTGAGCACCTTGATGGTCACACAGATATTCTTCACGCGAAGTTATACAGCAATTGGTTACCCTG GGGGATGATGCGTAGAGATTTTTTGTTGCGACGATATTGGAGAAGAGAGGAAGATGGAACATATG TAATTCTATACCATTCTGTGATTCACAAGAAGTGTCCTCCACAAAATGGATATGTTCGAGCTTGCCTTAAAA GTGGAGGGTACGTAATAACTCCTGTGAATAAAGGAAGGGAATCACTTGTAAAACACATGCTTGCAGTTAATTGGAAGTTTTGGAAAGTATATTTGCGTCAACCATCTGGAAGATCTATAACCATCCGCATGCTTGAAAGACTTGCGG CACTGAGGGAGATGTTCCAAGCCAAAGCCGGCAATTATCCATCTGATTTCTCTTCTGCGGACTCGGAAGTAAAAATAATGTTGCCCCAGGATGAAGTGGAGGATATTAAATCGGAAGATAAAAGCCAACAGAAGTTCGAACTGAATGCTGATTTAGAGGAAGACGAGGCAGAAAAAACAACTTCAGGGCGCAGAAGTTTAATGAGCCTGAATGATGCCTCTGATGAATTCTTTGATGTTCCTGATTCTGGTGAAGTGATAGCTTTTGACCATTTGGAGAATGGCTGGTTTCCTGAA AACATGTCCCAGCCCAGATTATCATCTGCGGCTGTCTTTGTGAAGAAATTACATGACCTTGCAG TTCAGAAGAAGGGTTACATGGACTTTCAAGAGTTGGCTAAAGAAGAAAACGTAGCGACATCCTTTGGAAATACTCTTCAAAAGGACTCAGCCTGTTCTTTACCATGCAGTTGGGCTACTGCTGATCCTACTACCTTTCTGATTCGTGgagaaaattatttcaaagacAATCTGAAG ATCAAGGCAACAGGTACATTAATGCAAATGGTTGGTGCCGACTGGCTAAGATCCGACCGCCGAGAAGATGATCTTGGAAGCCGTGCTGAGAGTATTGTTCAG AAGTTTGCAGCACAAGGTCGACCAGAATTCTTCTTCATTGTCAATATACAG GTTCCCGGTGTAACCCAGCATACCCTTGCACTGTATTATATGTTAAAAACTCCTCTGGAAGAAACTCCCTTGCTCCACAGTTTTGTCAATGGTGATGATGCCTTTAGGAATTCAAGATTTAAGCTCATACCTTATATTTCTAAG GGATCATGGATAGTCAAGCAGAGTGTTGGTAAGAAAGCTTGCTTAGTGGGTCAAGCACTTGAAATGAATTACTTTCGAGGGAAGAACTACTTGGAG CTCGACATTGATGTCGGATCTTCCACTGTAGCCAGAGGGGTGGTCAGCCTTGTTCTTGGATACCTGAACCATCTGGTCATAGAAATGGCATTTGTGATTCAG GGTAACACCGAGGAGGAGCTCCCAGAAGTCCTACTCGGAACCTGTCGACTCAATAATCTGGATGCATCCAAATCAGTCCTTGTATAG